DNA from Sulfitobacter albidus:
TTGCCTCGAGCCGCCCACCTGAGAACGTCAAGTTCCCGCGGGGCGAGATACAGCGTGGACGGGTCTGTTGTATCGTCAGCTTCTGCAGACTGGCGGCTTTGCAGACGAGATACGTTGCCATTTCCTGTTCCCGACGAGTGAACCACGATGCATGCGGCAGCACCGGATGACGGCTTGCCACTTATGGTTGGGTCGGCTGGAAACTGCGGGCTTTGTTCGAGGCCTATAGGCGCTTTTTCACCAGCAATTTTGAAGTTGTAAAACATAGTTGCGCCTCCGAGTAGTTGAGAGGCGGCCCGGCAGAATAGCCGGGCGTTCGAAACTCTGCGCACGCACAAAGCGCTGCCACCTTTGGGCAGAGCCTTGGACATACGTGACAGCCGCCCGGCCAGAAAGATCTGACCGGCTTGTGCTCGTTGGAGTTTCGACGCC
Protein-coding regions in this window:
- a CDS encoding response regulator transcription factor — encoded protein: MFYNFKIAGEKAPIGLEQSPQFPADPTISGKPSSGAAACIVVHSSGTGNGNVSRLQSRQSAEADDTTDPSTLYLAPRELDVLRWAARGKTTWETAQLLNLSEATVAFYARRACARLNVKSKIHAVAVCISAGLFRI